A region from the Dinoroseobacter shibae DFL 12 = DSM 16493 genome encodes:
- a CDS encoding P-II family nitrogen regulator, with product MKLIIAAIKPFKLEEVREALTSIGVRGMMVTEIKGFGSQSGHTEIYRGAEYAVNFVPKVKLEIVVGDTMADQVVETIQTTAKTDKIGDGKIFVLDVQQAVRVRTGETNDDAL from the coding sequence GTGAAACTTATCATCGCAGCAATCAAACCGTTCAAGTTGGAGGAGGTCCGCGAAGCACTCACCTCCATCGGCGTGCGCGGCATGATGGTCACCGAGATCAAAGGCTTCGGCTCACAGTCCGGTCACACGGAAATCTACCGTGGTGCGGAATATGCCGTGAACTTCGTGCCGAAGGTCAAACTCGAGATCGTCGTCGGCGACACCATGGCCGACCAGGTCGTCGAGACCATCCAAACCACCGCCAAGACCGACAAGATCGGCGACGGCAAGATCTTCGTCCTCGACGTGCAGCAGGCGGTCCGCGTCCGCACGGGCGAGACCAACGACGACGCGCTCTGA
- a CDS encoding ammonium transporter, with amino-acid sequence MKLTKLLPLAAAAIVLPSLGLAQDAAPSFDEIGPYIMTTLLFCMAGFLVFFMACGFAMLEGGLVRSKNVTMQMTKNIALYSIAAVMYWLIGFNLMYPGDFNGYVGSFFVPTVLDPVGVAAADAALDYASIGSDFFFQLVFVAATASIVSGALAERIKLWPFLAFVVVLTGIMYPISGSWQWGGGWLSEMGFSDFAGSTVVHSVGGWAALAGAIILGPRLGKYKDGRVNPMPGSNLALATLGTFILWLGWFGFNGGSQLAMGTVGDVSDVSRIFANTNMAAAAGALTALILTQVLYKKPDLTMVLNGALAGLVSITASPLDPTLFGALWIGAVGGVIVVFTVPLLDKFKIDDVVGAIPVHLFAGIWGTIAVVFYQEGASLVTQLVGIAAYGVFTFGVGLIVWYLLKLTMGIRVSEEDEINGLDTSELGMEAYPDFTKG; translated from the coding sequence ATGAAACTTACGAAACTCCTTCCGCTGGCTGCGGCGGCAATTGTCCTGCCGAGCCTTGGACTTGCCCAGGACGCCGCGCCCTCGTTCGACGAAATCGGCCCCTACATCATGACCACCCTGTTGTTCTGCATGGCGGGCTTCCTGGTGTTCTTCATGGCCTGCGGGTTCGCGATGCTCGAGGGCGGCCTGGTGCGGTCCAAGAACGTCACCATGCAGATGACCAAGAACATCGCGCTCTATTCGATTGCCGCGGTCATGTACTGGCTCATCGGCTTCAACCTGATGTATCCGGGCGACTTCAACGGCTATGTGGGCAGCTTCTTCGTCCCGACCGTTCTGGACCCCGTAGGCGTGGCCGCGGCTGATGCGGCACTGGACTATGCCTCCATCGGTTCGGACTTCTTCTTCCAACTGGTTTTCGTCGCTGCAACCGCGTCCATCGTGTCCGGTGCCCTCGCCGAGCGGATCAAGCTCTGGCCCTTCCTCGCCTTCGTGGTGGTCCTGACCGGCATCATGTACCCGATCTCCGGCTCCTGGCAGTGGGGCGGCGGCTGGCTGTCCGAGATGGGCTTTTCGGACTTCGCGGGCTCGACCGTCGTGCACTCCGTGGGCGGCTGGGCTGCTCTGGCCGGTGCAATCATCCTCGGTCCGCGCCTGGGCAAGTACAAGGATGGTCGCGTCAACCCGATGCCCGGCTCCAACCTTGCCCTCGCCACGCTTGGCACGTTCATCCTGTGGCTCGGCTGGTTCGGCTTCAATGGCGGCTCGCAGCTGGCGATGGGCACCGTGGGCGATGTCTCTGACGTGTCGCGCATCTTCGCCAACACCAACATGGCTGCGGCGGCCGGTGCTCTGACCGCGCTGATTCTGACCCAAGTCCTCTACAAAAAGCCGGACCTGACCATGGTGCTCAACGGCGCTCTGGCGGGCCTCGTGTCCATCACCGCAAGCCCGCTCGACCCGACACTCTTCGGCGCGCTCTGGATCGGGGCTGTCGGGGGCGTGATCGTGGTCTTTACGGTGCCGCTGCTGGACAAGTTCAAGATCGACGACGTTGTCGGCGCCATTCCGGTGCACCTCTTCGCCGGCATCTGGGGCACCATTGCCGTGGTGTTCTACCAGGAGGGCGCAAGCCTCGTGACACAGCTGGTCGGGATCGCCGCCTACGGTGTCTTCACCTTCGGGGTCGGGCTGATCGTGTGGTACCTGCTCAAGCTGACCATGGGCATTCGTGTCAGTGAAGAGGACGAGATCAACGGTCTCGACACCTCCGAACTGGGCATGGAAGCCTATCCCGACTTCACCAAGGGCTGA
- a CDS encoding aromatic amino acid transaminase has protein sequence MFAHLRPQADDPILVLMRAFQADPRPGKVDLGIGVWRDAEGRTPVFGAVKTAEERLWRTQDTKSYVSFAGDPAFHAAVGDLLLGSVTRPRAVTATTGGTSAVQTLLALSQVARPAAQVWIPAETWPNHRVLAEHLGLATRAFTYLAPEGTGIDREVLLRDLAQAQAGDVVILHACCHNPTGIDPDPELQAEIVDSLARTGAVPLVDCAYLGFGAVPEADAAFLRRLASLPEAMLAFSGSKSFGLYRERVGLALVLLEQPGVVEAVQSQLTRLNRVNYSFPPDHGARVVTEILADPALRTAWEAELAAIRTALSANRQALAKALRARLQSDRFDGLAAQSGMFAMLPLGKERVMRMREDFAVYAVGTGRVNLAGVTPRTTDRVAEAIAAVLRD, from the coding sequence ATGTTCGCGCATCTGCGCCCGCAGGCCGACGACCCGATCCTGGTCCTGATGCGGGCTTTCCAGGCCGATCCGCGGCCCGGCAAGGTGGACCTGGGCATCGGGGTCTGGCGCGACGCGGAGGGGCGCACGCCGGTATTCGGGGCGGTGAAAACGGCCGAGGAACGGCTGTGGCGAACCCAAGACACCAAGTCTTATGTCAGTTTCGCGGGCGACCCGGCGTTTCACGCGGCGGTGGGCGATCTGCTTCTCGGGTCGGTGACGCGGCCCCGGGCGGTCACGGCGACCACGGGCGGCACCTCCGCCGTGCAGACGTTGCTGGCCCTGAGCCAGGTGGCGCGACCGGCGGCGCAAGTCTGGATCCCGGCGGAGACCTGGCCGAACCACCGGGTGCTGGCGGAGCATCTGGGGTTGGCGACGCGGGCCTTCACCTATCTCGCGCCGGAGGGCACCGGGATCGACCGGGAGGTGCTGTTGCGCGACCTTGCGCAGGCGCAGGCGGGGGACGTGGTGATCCTGCATGCGTGCTGTCACAACCCGACCGGGATCGACCCGGACCCGGAGTTGCAGGCGGAGATCGTTGACAGCCTGGCGCGGACCGGGGCGGTCCCGCTGGTCGACTGTGCCTATCTCGGGTTCGGAGCGGTGCCGGAGGCGGACGCCGCCTTCCTGCGCCGCCTCGCAAGTTTGCCCGAGGCGATGCTCGCCTTTTCCGGCTCCAAGAGCTTCGGGCTCTACCGCGAACGCGTGGGACTGGCGCTGGTGCTGCTGGAGCAGCCGGGCGTGGTGGAGGCCGTGCAGAGCCAGCTGACACGGCTGAACCGGGTGAACTATTCCTTCCCGCCGGATCACGGGGCCCGGGTGGTCACGGAGATCCTGGCCGATCCGGCCTTGCGGACCGCCTGGGAGGCGGAGCTGGCAGCAATACGCACCGCCTTGAGCGCCAACCGCCAGGCGCTGGCCAAGGCCCTGCGCGCCCGGCTGCAGAGCGACCGATTCGACGGGCTGGCGGCTCAGAGCGGCATGTTCGCGATGCTGCCGCTCGGCAAGGAACGGGTGATGCGGATGCGCGAAGACTTCGCCGTCTATGCGGTGGGGACAGGCCGGGTGAACCTGGCCGGTGTGACCCCCCGGACCACGGACCGCGTGGCCGAGGCGATCGCAGCGGTGCTGCGGGACTGA
- the sseA gene encoding 3-mercaptopyruvate sulfurtransferase — protein MSQDDPKTLVSTDWLEAHLSNPDLRVLDASSYLPGSGRDPKAEYDAAHIPGARFVAIDDVSDARSDLPHMAPPVEKFMSRMRALGVGDGHQVVVYDGAGLFSAARMWWLFRLMGKTDIAVLDGGFPKWQAEGRPVEDLPPVVRDRHMTVQRQAHLVKDVTQVAAAAKLGEPQVVDARSAGRFRGEEPEPRAGLRAGHIPGSKNLHYATLLAEDGTMKPLDELRAAFVAAGVDLDKPVITTCGSGVTAAILSLALERLGHRDHSLYDGSWSEWGMYGDLKVATG, from the coding sequence GTGTCCCAAGACGATCCCAAGACCCTTGTTTCCACCGATTGGCTGGAAGCGCACCTGTCCAACCCGGATCTGCGCGTGCTGGACGCCTCTTCGTACCTGCCCGGTTCGGGGCGCGATCCGAAGGCGGAGTATGACGCGGCCCATATCCCCGGGGCACGGTTCGTGGCGATCGACGATGTGAGCGATGCACGTTCGGACCTGCCCCACATGGCCCCACCGGTGGAGAAGTTCATGTCGCGGATGCGGGCCCTGGGCGTGGGTGACGGGCACCAGGTGGTGGTCTATGACGGCGCGGGTCTGTTTTCGGCCGCCCGGATGTGGTGGCTGTTCCGGCTGATGGGCAAGACCGATATCGCCGTTCTGGATGGCGGCTTTCCCAAGTGGCAGGCGGAGGGGCGCCCGGTCGAGGACCTGCCGCCCGTGGTGCGGGACAGGCACATGACCGTGCAGCGCCAGGCGCATCTGGTCAAGGATGTCACCCAGGTGGCCGCGGCGGCGAAGCTGGGCGAGCCGCAGGTGGTCGACGCGCGCTCCGCCGGTCGGTTTAGGGGGGAGGAGCCCGAGCCGCGGGCGGGCCTGCGCGCGGGGCATATCCCGGGGTCGAAGAACCTGCATTATGCGACGCTCCTGGCCGAGGATGGCACGATGAAGCCCCTCGACGAGTTGCGCGCGGCCTTCGTGGCGGCGGGCGTCGATCTGGACAAGCCGGTGATCACCACCTGCGGGTCCGGCGTGACCGCGGCGATCCTGAGCCTGGCGCTGGAACGGCTGGGGCATCGCGATCACAGCCTCTATGACGGGTCCTGGTCCGAATGGGGCATGTATGGCGATCTGAAGGTCGCCACGGGCTGA
- the smpB gene encoding SsrA-binding protein SmpB — MAKPKTPEEKNYKVIAENRRARREYAIEEDLEVGIVLEGSEVKSLREGGSNIAESYATVDDGELWLVNSYIAPYAQAKTWKHEERRRRKLLVSRRELSRLWNATQRQGMTLVPLVMYFNHRGLVKLKIGVAKGKKLADKRQTDAKRDWNRQKQRLLKQNL, encoded by the coding sequence ATGGCCAAACCCAAGACCCCCGAGGAAAAGAACTACAAGGTGATCGCCGAGAACCGGCGGGCGCGGCGCGAGTATGCGATCGAGGAAGACCTCGAAGTGGGCATCGTGCTGGAAGGGTCGGAGGTCAAATCCCTGCGCGAGGGCGGCTCGAACATCGCCGAGAGTTATGCCACGGTGGATGATGGGGAGTTGTGGTTGGTCAACAGCTACATCGCGCCCTACGCCCAGGCCAAGACCTGGAAGCACGAGGAGCGGCGGCGGCGCAAGCTGCTGGTCTCGCGTCGGGAGCTGTCGCGGTTGTGGAACGCGACCCAGCGGCAAGGCATGACGCTGGTGCCCTTGGTGATGTATTTCAACCATCGCGGGCTGGTGAAGCTGAAGATCGGTGTGGCCAAGGGCAAGAAGCTGGCGGACAAGCGGCAGACTGATGCCAAGCGGGACTGGAACCGTCAGAAACAACGCCTGCTGAAGCAGAACCTTTAG
- a CDS encoding GNAT family N-acetyltransferase, with translation MIATERAALAETYFPATRTLVAVRGGRVVGFGSMRGAELAGLFVAPEAQRSGVGRALVAELCAGMAVTLEVYTLNMHGRAAYHRLGFVETGRRVDTATGLERVQMVRPAESA, from the coding sequence GTGATTGCGACCGAGCGCGCGGCACTGGCAGAGACCTATTTCCCGGCGACCCGGACGCTGGTGGCGGTGCGCGGGGGGCGGGTCGTCGGCTTCGGGTCCATGCGCGGGGCGGAATTGGCGGGGCTGTTCGTGGCGCCCGAGGCGCAGCGGAGCGGTGTCGGACGGGCCTTGGTGGCCGAGCTTTGCGCCGGCATGGCGGTCACGCTGGAGGTCTATACGCTCAACATGCACGGGCGCGCGGCCTATCACCGGCTGGGCTTTGTCGAGACCGGGCGTCGGGTGGACACGGCCACCGGGCTGGAGCGGGTGCAGATGGTGCGGCCTGCGGAGAGTGCTTGA
- the dapA gene encoding 4-hydroxy-tetrahydrodipicolinate synthase — protein sequence MFKGSMPALVTPMKDGAVDFATLEALVEWQIAEGSHGLVPVGTTGESPTLSHEEHEAVVAKVIEVAAGRVPVIAGAGSNNTVEAVRFVRHAKDAGADGALVVTPYYNKPTQGGMIAHYTALAEAADIPIVIYNIPGRSVVDMTPATMAALAALPTIVGVKDATGDLARVSQTRMACGPEFIQLSGEDATALGFNAHGGVGCISVTANVAPALCAQFQEATLAGDFATALALQDKLMPLHEAIFVEPGLVGAKYALSLLGKCSEDVRLPLLGLSDGTKVLIKDAMIHAGILG from the coding sequence ATGTTCAAAGGGTCTATGCCAGCGCTGGTCACGCCGATGAAAGACGGGGCCGTGGACTTTGCCACGCTCGAAGCGCTGGTCGAATGGCAGATCGCCGAAGGCAGTCACGGGTTGGTGCCCGTGGGCACGACCGGCGAGAGCCCGACGCTGAGCCACGAGGAGCACGAGGCGGTGGTCGCCAAGGTCATCGAGGTCGCCGCGGGCCGGGTGCCGGTGATCGCGGGCGCGGGGTCGAACAACACGGTCGAAGCCGTGCGCTTCGTGCGCCACGCCAAGGACGCCGGGGCCGATGGCGCGCTGGTGGTCACGCCCTATTACAACAAGCCGACCCAGGGGGGCATGATCGCCCATTACACCGCCCTGGCGGAGGCCGCGGACATCCCCATCGTGATTTACAACATCCCCGGCCGGTCCGTGGTGGACATGACCCCCGCGACCATGGCGGCGCTTGCTGCCCTGCCGACGATCGTGGGCGTGAAGGACGCGACCGGGGATCTGGCGCGCGTCAGCCAGACCCGCATGGCCTGCGGGCCGGAGTTCATCCAGCTGTCGGGCGAGGATGCCACGGCTTTGGGCTTCAACGCCCATGGCGGGGTCGGCTGCATTTCGGTCACGGCCAATGTGGCCCCCGCGCTCTGCGCGCAGTTCCAGGAGGCGACCCTGGCGGGCGATTTCGCCACGGCGCTGGCGCTGCAGGACAAGCTGATGCCGCTGCATGAGGCGATCTTCGTGGAGCCGGGGCTGGTGGGGGCGAAATATGCCCTGTCGCTGCTGGGCAAGTGTTCGGAAGACGTGCGCCTGCCGCTTCTGGGTCTGAGCGACGGCACCAAGGTGCTGATCAAGGACGCGATGATCCATGCAGGGATCCTTGGCTGA
- a CDS encoding lytic transglycosylase domain-containing protein: MAGKAIRVFFMVMAAVGLVAQAAPVRADLAEALQATRSSDWDRATRAAAALEDQAARDVVIWTLLRARQGSWQDYRDFLARNSDWPGLPLLRARGEDAIPENAAPADVLAYFAPQAPRTGTGARRLAAAQAATGDAEGAVETLATAWRHLNLDREEQAIFLREHFREITPQNIARLDRLLWEGRTGDARAMLDSVPPAWQRLAEARIALRIDQPGVDGLIAAVPAALQDHPGLAYERFQWRLRKGRIDSARELLDAQSTSAAALGDPEAWANRRRSLARDLMRDDRDREAYRLAANHFLTEGNHYADLEWLSGFIALRKLNDPETALGHFRRFEDAVASPISLGRAGYWQGRALEALGRPNEARAAYAMGAEHQTAFYGQLAAERAGIAPDPALAGRETYPDWAASPYARTSVFRAARALQQAGQRSLAERFLVHLSERLTLEEMGALADVALAWDEPHIALKIAKFAAEDGRVLHRAYHPVTNLVPGQGLAVNRALALAIARRESEFDPAVVSPAGARGLMQLMPGTGELMAGKLGEPFSAARLLSDPAQNVRFGAAYLDQLIEEFGENLTLIAIGYNAGPGRSRSWTERFGSPKGLDEDAMVDWIEHVPFRETRNYIMRVTESRVIYEMRLTGRAQPFRVIERLTAR; encoded by the coding sequence ATGGCAGGCAAGGCAATTCGAGTTTTCTTCATGGTGATGGCGGCGGTGGGGCTGGTGGCGCAGGCCGCGCCGGTCCGCGCCGATCTGGCGGAGGCATTGCAGGCCACGCGCAGCAGCGACTGGGACCGCGCCACGCGCGCCGCCGCGGCGCTCGAGGATCAGGCCGCACGCGATGTGGTGATCTGGACCCTGCTGCGCGCGCGCCAGGGCAGCTGGCAGGACTACCGCGACTTCCTCGCGCGTAACAGTGACTGGCCCGGCCTGCCGCTTCTGCGGGCGCGGGGGGAGGATGCGATCCCCGAAAATGCCGCCCCGGCCGACGTGCTGGCCTATTTCGCGCCGCAAGCCCCACGCACCGGCACCGGGGCACGGCGTCTGGCCGCGGCTCAAGCCGCGACCGGCGATGCCGAGGGCGCGGTGGAGACCCTGGCGACCGCCTGGCGTCACCTGAACCTGGACCGCGAAGAACAGGCGATCTTCCTGCGCGAGCATTTCCGCGAAATCACACCCCAGAACATCGCCCGGCTCGACCGTCTCCTGTGGGAGGGGCGCACCGGCGATGCGCGCGCGATGCTCGACAGCGTGCCGCCCGCCTGGCAGCGCCTGGCCGAGGCCCGGATCGCCCTGCGGATCGACCAGCCGGGGGTGGACGGGCTGATCGCGGCGGTCCCGGCGGCGCTGCAAGACCATCCGGGCCTCGCCTACGAGCGGTTCCAGTGGCGCTTGCGCAAGGGCCGGATCGACTCCGCCCGCGAGTTGCTGGACGCGCAGTCGACCTCTGCCGCGGCCCTCGGCGATCCCGAGGCCTGGGCCAATCGCCGCCGGTCCCTCGCCCGCGACCTGATGCGCGACGACCGGGATCGCGAGGCCTACCGCCTGGCCGCCAATCACTTCCTGACCGAGGGCAACCACTATGCCGATCTGGAATGGCTCTCCGGCTTCATCGCCCTGCGCAAGCTGAACGATCCCGAAACGGCGCTGGGCCATTTCCGCCGGTTCGAGGACGCTGTGGCCTCGCCGATCTCCCTCGGCCGGGCGGGCTACTGGCAAGGCCGTGCGCTGGAGGCGCTGGGTCGGCCGAACGAGGCCCGCGCCGCCTATGCGATGGGGGCCGAGCACCAGACCGCCTTCTATGGCCAACTCGCCGCCGAACGGGCCGGGATCGCGCCCGACCCCGCGCTAGCCGGGCGCGAGACCTATCCCGACTGGGCCGCGAGCCCCTATGCGCGCACCTCGGTCTTCCGCGCCGCCCGGGCCCTGCAACAAGCCGGGCAGCGGAGCCTGGCGGAGCGATTCCTGGTGCACCTGAGCGAGCGGCTGACGCTGGAGGAAATGGGCGCGCTGGCCGATGTGGCCCTGGCCTGGGACGAGCCGCATATCGCCCTCAAGATCGCGAAATTCGCGGCCGAGGACGGGCGCGTGCTGCACCGGGCCTATCACCCGGTGACCAACCTGGTGCCTGGCCAGGGGCTCGCGGTCAACCGGGCTCTGGCGCTCGCCATCGCCCGGCGAGAGAGCGAGTTCGACCCGGCGGTGGTCAGCCCCGCGGGCGCGCGCGGCCTGATGCAGCTGATGCCGGGGACGGGCGAGTTGATGGCCGGCAAGCTGGGCGAGCCGTTCTCGGCGGCGCGACTCCTCAGCGACCCGGCCCAGAACGTGCGCTTCGGTGCCGCCTATCTCGACCAGCTGATCGAGGAGTTCGGCGAGAACCTGACCCTGATCGCCATCGGCTACAACGCGGGCCCGGGCCGGTCGCGCAGTTGGACGGAACGTTTCGGCAGCCCCAAGGGGCTCGATGAGGACGCGATGGTGGACTGGATCGAACACGTGCCGTTTCGCGAGACCCGGAACTACATCATGCGCGTGACCGAAAGCCGGGTGATCTACGAGATGCGCCTGACCGGACGCGCGCAACCCTTCCGCGTGATCGAGCGCCTGACCGCCCGCTGA
- a CDS encoding DMT family transporter gives MTAQNTRLGIWLMIVTTVVFALQDGISRHLAAEYNVLMVVMIRYWFFAAFVVTLATRQAGGVRAAARTEQPVLQAFRAVLLVAEICIMVTAFVLLGLVESHAVFTCYPLLIAALSGPVLGEKVGWRRWCAIGVGFVGVLIILQPSGGVFAVEALVPLAAAFGFALYGLLTRYAARKDSAQTSFFWTGTVGAVAITAVGVWGWEPMSAPDWGWMGALCVTGALGHYLLIKCYEVAEASAVQPFAYLQLVWGAMLGVSVFGEQIRWNVALGAALVVAAGIFTLWRAQVAAARAR, from the coding sequence ATGACCGCCCAGAATACCCGTTTGGGCATCTGGCTGATGATCGTGACGACGGTGGTCTTCGCCTTGCAGGACGGGATCTCGCGGCACCTGGCGGCGGAATACAACGTGCTGATGGTGGTGATGATCCGCTACTGGTTCTTTGCGGCCTTCGTGGTCACGCTGGCGACGCGTCAGGCGGGCGGCGTGCGGGCGGCGGCGCGGACCGAGCAGCCGGTGCTGCAGGCGTTCCGCGCGGTGCTGCTGGTGGCCGAGATCTGCATCATGGTGACGGCCTTCGTGCTCTTGGGACTGGTGGAAAGCCATGCGGTTTTCACCTGCTATCCGCTGCTGATCGCGGCGCTGTCGGGGCCGGTGCTGGGCGAGAAGGTCGGCTGGCGGCGGTGGTGTGCGATCGGGGTGGGGTTCGTGGGCGTGCTGATCATCCTTCAGCCGAGCGGCGGGGTGTTCGCCGTCGAGGCGCTGGTGCCCCTGGCGGCGGCGTTCGGGTTTGCCTTGTATGGGCTGTTGACGCGCTATGCGGCGCGCAAGGACAGTGCGCAGACGAGTTTCTTCTGGACCGGGACCGTGGGGGCGGTGGCGATCACCGCGGTGGGTGTCTGGGGCTGGGAGCCGATGAGCGCGCCGGACTGGGGCTGGATGGGGGCGCTGTGCGTCACCGGGGCGCTGGGGCATTACCTGTTGATCAAGTGCTACGAGGTGGCGGAGGCGAGCGCGGTGCAGCCCTTTGCCTATCTGCAACTGGTCTGGGGCGCGATGCTGGGGGTGAGCGTGTTCGGCGAGCAGATCCGGTGGAACGTGGCGCTGGGCGCGGCGCTGGTAGTGGCCGCGGGGATCTTCACCCTGTGGCGGGCCCAGGTCGCCGCGGCGCGGGCGCGCTGA
- the mnmD gene encoding tRNA (5-methylaminomethyl-2-thiouridine)(34)-methyltransferase MnmD gives MQGQNLGQISGQRAEVTWTEGVPVSARFDDPYYSKADGLAETRHVFVAGNELPARFVPGFAVAELGFGTGLTLAVMRAAWRGAGIAGPLRFTSFEAFPMAVPEMRAALATFPGVAAELADVLAALEGGAVVVEAADLSFELVLGDARETVPGWHGCADAWCLDGFSPAKNPELWEPTLLAAVAARTAPGGSFATYTAAGAVRRALAEAGFEVTRAPGFGRKRHMSRGRLP, from the coding sequence ATGCAAGGCCAGAATTTGGGCCAGATCTCGGGCCAGCGGGCCGAGGTGACATGGACCGAGGGGGTGCCGGTCTCGGCGCGGTTCGACGACCCGTATTATTCCAAGGCGGACGGGCTGGCGGAGACGCGGCATGTGTTTGTAGCGGGCAATGAGCTGCCCGCGCGGTTCGTGCCCGGGTTTGCAGTGGCGGAGTTGGGGTTCGGTACCGGCCTGACGCTTGCCGTGATGCGGGCGGCCTGGCGCGGGGCGGGGATTGCCGGGCCCTTGCGATTCACCAGTTTTGAAGCCTTCCCCATGGCCGTGCCGGAGATGCGCGCGGCCCTGGCCACATTCCCCGGTGTTGCGGCGGAGCTGGCGGATGTGTTGGCCGCGCTGGAGGGCGGTGCCGTTGTCGTCGAGGCGGCGGATTTGAGCTTCGAGCTCGTGCTCGGCGATGCGCGCGAGACGGTACCGGGTTGGCACGGGTGTGCGGACGCCTGGTGCCTCGATGGGTTTTCGCCTGCGAAGAACCCCGAATTGTGGGAGCCGACGCTCTTGGCGGCGGTGGCGGCGCGGACCGCCCCGGGCGGGAGCTTCGCGACCTACACGGCGGCGGGGGCCGTGCGGCGCGCGCTGGCCGAGGCTGGGTTCGAGGTGACGCGGGCCCCCGGGTTCGGGCGCAAGCGGCACATGAGCCGGGGGCGGCTGCCATGA
- a CDS encoding NAD(P)/FAD-dependent oxidoreductase: MAIPDVTVLGAGILGLSAAYACARRGARVRVIETHHVGAGSSGGVVGALAPHTPEKWNPKKQVQFDSLIRAEAWWTEIAGATGCDPGYARLGRLQPIADDRALALARDRAQQAETLWQGRAAWHIRPATEFANWAPVTSTGLVTHDTLTARLHPAKACAAMAAALQGLGAEILIGDHAPTGKVIEATGAAGLAELSGHFGVQVGNGVKGQAAVLGYDARTLPQLFVDGLHIVPHTDGTTAVGSTSERDYTDPTGTDALLDAVIARARAAVPVLRDAPVRARWAGLRPRAKSHAPMLGAHPLRPDRVILNGGFKIGFGMAPELAEMAADLILDGRARIPPEFDPAASLPKPTP, from the coding sequence TTGGCAATTCCGGATGTGACCGTGCTGGGCGCGGGGATCCTTGGGCTCTCGGCCGCCTATGCCTGCGCGCGCCGGGGCGCACGGGTCCGGGTGATCGAGACGCATCACGTGGGCGCGGGGTCCTCCGGTGGCGTCGTCGGCGCGCTGGCCCCGCATACGCCGGAAAAGTGGAATCCCAAGAAACAGGTGCAGTTCGACAGCCTGATCCGGGCGGAAGCCTGGTGGACCGAGATCGCGGGGGCCACCGGGTGCGACCCGGGGTACGCCCGGCTGGGCCGTCTGCAACCCATTGCCGACGACCGGGCGCTGGCGCTGGCCCGGGACCGGGCGCAGCAGGCCGAAACCCTGTGGCAGGGCCGCGCCGCCTGGCACATCCGGCCTGCGACGGAGTTTGCCAACTGGGCGCCCGTGACCTCCACGGGCCTGGTGACCCACGACACCCTGACCGCGCGCCTGCACCCCGCCAAGGCCTGCGCCGCCATGGCCGCGGCGCTGCAGGGGCTGGGCGCAGAGATCCTGATCGGCGACCATGCACCGACCGGCAAGGTGATCGAGGCGACGGGCGCGGCGGGGTTGGCCGAACTCAGCGGACATTTCGGGGTGCAGGTGGGCAACGGCGTGAAGGGCCAGGCGGCCGTGCTCGGATACGACGCCCGTACCTTGCCGCAGCTGTTCGTCGACGGGTTGCACATCGTGCCCCATACGGACGGGACCACGGCGGTCGGCTCCACCTCCGAGCGGGACTATACCGACCCGACCGGCACCGATGCCCTGCTCGACGCTGTGATCGCCCGGGCCCGTGCGGCGGTGCCGGTCCTGCGCGATGCCCCGGTGCGCGCCCGCTGGGCTGGGCTGCGCCCGCGCGCGAAGTCCCACGCGCCGATGCTGGGGGCCCATCCTCTGCGCCCGGACCGGGTGATCCTCAATGGGGGGTTCAAGATCGGCTTCGGCATGGCCCCGGAACTGGCGGAAATGGCCGCCGACCTCATCCTCGACGGACGGGCCCGCATTCCGCCGGAGTTCGATCCCGCCGCCAGCCTGCCGAAGCCGACGCCCTGA
- a CDS encoding NADPH-dependent FMN reductase, whose protein sequence is MTQPRLLGLSGSLRAGSFNTQLMREAAARFGPAEFSEGNLRLPLYDGDLESAEGIPAEVQMLADQIAAADAVIIASPEYNQSLTGVLKNALDWVSRLEGKPWAGKPVAIVAAAAGRAGGARGTYALRLAMMPFGAHVLPGPEVLVAGAFREFDSEGKLITESYQKILDALMAELRKAAMAG, encoded by the coding sequence ATGACACAGCCCAGACTTCTCGGCCTGTCCGGCTCCCTCCGGGCGGGCAGTTTCAACACGCAACTGATGCGTGAGGCGGCAGCGCGCTTCGGTCCCGCGGAGTTCAGTGAAGGCAATCTGCGCCTGCCGCTCTATGATGGCGATCTGGAGAGCGCCGAGGGCATCCCGGCCGAGGTGCAGATGCTGGCAGACCAGATCGCCGCGGCGGATGCGGTGATCATCGCGTCGCCGGAATACAACCAGAGCCTGACCGGGGTGTTGAAGAACGCGCTCGACTGGGTGAGCCGGTTGGAGGGCAAGCCCTGGGCCGGCAAGCCGGTGGCGATCGTCGCGGCGGCGGCGGGGCGCGCGGGCGGGGCGCGCGGGACCTATGCCCTGCGGCTGGCGATGATGCCCTTCGGCGCCCATGTGCTGCCGGGGCCGGAGGTTCTGGTGGCAGGCGCGTTCAGGGAGTTCGACAGCGAGGGCAAGCTGATCACGGAAAGCTACCAGAAGATACTCGACGCCCTGATGGCGGAGCTGCGCAAGGCGGCGATGGCGGGCTGA